From one Gemmatimonadales bacterium genomic stretch:
- a CDS encoding PRC-barrel domain-containing protein, with product MNALRGFTIGATDGDVGRVEAFYFDDTSFTIRHLVVDTGGWLGGRKVLISPRALGDIDWDDRRIDAALTKAQVEKSPDIDTDRPVSRQQEIEYYRYYGYPSYWSGPYLWGGYPFPVVSPGRSATLEHERRWEWGPQESGDPHLRSSAAVIGYHIAATDGDIGHVEDFLVDDETWCIRYMVVDTSNWWFGRKVLVSSEWITRVDWSESLLRVDMTREKVKNSPEYDSSGHVQREYERRLHDYYGRPGYWSERRGEANPKAR from the coding sequence GTGAACGCTCTGAGGGGATTTACGATCGGGGCGACCGACGGCGACGTTGGACGCGTCGAGGCGTTCTATTTCGACGACACGTCCTTTACGATCCGGCACCTGGTGGTCGACACCGGCGGCTGGCTGGGGGGCCGGAAGGTCCTCATCTCGCCGAGGGCACTGGGTGACATCGACTGGGATGACCGGCGTATCGACGCCGCGTTGACGAAGGCCCAGGTCGAGAAAAGTCCGGACATCGACACGGACCGGCCGGTGTCGCGGCAGCAGGAGATCGAGTACTACCGGTATTACGGGTATCCATCGTACTGGAGTGGGCCGTACCTGTGGGGCGGCTATCCCTTCCCCGTCGTGTCTCCGGGCCGGTCGGCCACCCTCGAGCACGAGCGGCGCTGGGAGTGGGGGCCTCAGGAGAGCGGCGATCCGCATCTCAGGAGCTCGGCCGCCGTGATCGGCTACCACATCGCGGCCACGGACGGCGATATCGGACATGTCGAGGATTTCCTGGTGGACGACGAGACGTGGTGTATCCGCTACATGGTCGTGGACACGAGCAACTGGTGGTTCGGCAGGAAGGTGCTCGTGTCGTCGGAGTGGATCACCCGCGTGGATTGGAGCGAGTCCCTGTTGCGGGTCGACATGACACGCGAGAAGGTCAAGAACAGCCCGGAGTACGACTCGTCAGGTCACGTGCAGCGCGAGTACGAGAGGCGCCTGCACGACTACTACGGCCGGCCGGGCTACTGGAGTGAGCGGAGAGGCGAGGCGAATCCGAAGGCACGGTAG
- a CDS encoding sugar phosphate nucleotidyltransferase has product MARQGELNDRGGSPWAVVLAGGEGVRLRSLVRRLCGDERPKQFVPLLGPRTLLRQTLDRVGLAIPPERTVVVGLESHGRYLAAECAERPAPHLLTQPTDRGTAAAILFAAQWIEARDPSATVVFCPSDHFIPEEVEFMERVIEVARFVERQRDWMVLLGAEPTQPETEYGWIEPGESVGAAGDGLIYRIRRFQEKPSSEAAERLFTKGCLWNTFVFVARASVVLAAGRECVPSMADRLARLSSFRGTAHEAWAVRQAYALAPAANFSRSILEACSQPLAVVKMPGLTWCDLGSPGRALKTMAERGMAVPRHAAATA; this is encoded by the coding sequence ATGGCGCGTCAAGGCGAGCTGAACGATCGCGGTGGGTCTCCATGGGCGGTGGTACTCGCGGGCGGCGAGGGGGTCAGGTTACGGTCACTTGTTCGCCGCCTGTGCGGCGACGAGCGCCCCAAGCAGTTCGTCCCTCTGCTGGGGCCACGAACGCTCCTGCGTCAGACACTGGACCGCGTTGGGTTGGCCATTCCTCCCGAGCGGACGGTCGTGGTGGGTCTCGAGAGCCATGGACGATATCTGGCGGCGGAATGTGCCGAACGACCGGCTCCGCATCTCCTCACGCAGCCGACGGACCGCGGGACCGCCGCCGCAATTCTGTTCGCCGCGCAGTGGATCGAGGCCCGGGACCCATCGGCAACAGTCGTGTTCTGTCCTTCGGACCACTTCATTCCGGAGGAAGTCGAGTTCATGGAGCGGGTGATCGAGGTGGCGAGGTTCGTCGAGCGGCAGCGGGACTGGATGGTCCTGCTCGGGGCGGAGCCGACCCAACCGGAGACGGAGTATGGCTGGATCGAGCCCGGGGAATCCGTGGGCGCGGCCGGGGACGGCCTCATCTACCGCATCCGGCGGTTCCAGGAGAAGCCTTCGAGCGAAGCCGCGGAACGATTGTTCACGAAGGGGTGTCTGTGGAACACGTTTGTCTTTGTCGCCCGGGCTTCCGTGGTGCTCGCCGCGGGGCGGGAGTGCGTGCCGAGCATGGCCGACCGGCTGGCCCGCCTCTCGTCGTTCCGGGGTACCGCCCATGAAGCATGGGCGGTCCGCCAGGCGTACGCTCTTGCGCCGGCGGCCAACTTCTCGCGGTCCATTCTGGAGGCGTGCTCACAGCCTCTTGCCGTCGTGAAGATGCCGGGTCTCACGTGGTGCGATCTCGGCAGCCCCGGCCGCGCCCTGAAGACGATGGCCGAACGGGGAATGGCGGTTCCGCGGCATGCCGCCGCCACCGCGTGA
- a CDS encoding ATP-binding protein, giving the protein MDAVRSVCYASASMGAEPRELNQPSPDDTSARPVTRSLAHPRSWPAYAQGAGVVGFCTILAWDMASYFTLSNLLMIYLIGTVGVATHLGRGPSIVTAVLSVLVFDFLFIPPRFRFAISDVEHLFALAVVVAVAAIISSRSARLRQHAVAVRQYEREAAAAAAAARAVQVAQLQGLAAAALAVSSTLSVDETLEILTERARQIIDCHLAISGLSTDQDWGHAIHAVALSDKYAAWRDFAQKPDGSGVYRLVCEANRPMRLTQAQLESHPAWRGFSKAAGAHPPLRGWLAVPLIGVDGRNIGLIQLSDKDAGEFTEADESILVHLAQMGAIAIEKIRSYEDAEWRRRAAEQLYAMSHDVAAALDVPSLLHVALRHIGEVFGTRVMMLFPDAEGKLAPRWRYPETGGPEPGELAAGRWAYEHGEAAGLGTRAFSAERTLHLPLVGARGTIGVLSLVPRDAGGLLDRGHLLLLETFTSQIALALERATLAEQAHEAHLRMETERLRSSLLSSISHDLRTPLATITLAASSLLWRHEEFDPETQRELKESIYEEAERLARLVDNLLNMTRLESGIQARKARQPLEDVVGAALARMERRLRGRSLTTSLPHDLPLVLIDDVLIEQVLINLLDNAIKYTGSESPLELSAFVSDGVVTVQLADRGPGLDPGDEERVFEKFHRGASGPRQGAGLGLAICRGIIDAHGGRIWAENGPDGGAVFRFTLPMESVPADIEAPHG; this is encoded by the coding sequence ATGGATGCGGTCCGCTCGGTCTGCTATGCTTCCGCATCGATGGGCGCAGAACCGCGTGAGTTGAACCAGCCCTCACCCGACGACACCTCGGCGAGGCCTGTCACCCGCTCGCTGGCGCACCCCCGGAGCTGGCCCGCCTACGCTCAGGGCGCGGGCGTCGTCGGCTTCTGCACCATTCTCGCCTGGGACATGGCGTCCTACTTCACGCTCAGCAACCTGTTGATGATCTACCTCATCGGGACGGTGGGCGTCGCCACCCACCTCGGGCGAGGTCCATCGATCGTGACCGCGGTGCTGAGCGTGCTCGTCTTCGACTTCTTGTTCATCCCGCCTCGGTTCCGCTTCGCGATCTCGGACGTGGAACATCTCTTCGCGCTCGCCGTCGTCGTGGCGGTCGCGGCCATCATCAGCAGCCGCTCGGCACGCCTCCGGCAACACGCCGTCGCGGTACGCCAGTACGAGCGGGAGGCCGCCGCGGCCGCCGCGGCCGCGCGCGCGGTGCAGGTCGCCCAGCTCCAGGGCCTGGCCGCGGCGGCGCTGGCGGTGAGCTCGACCCTCAGCGTCGACGAGACCCTCGAGATCCTGACCGAGAGGGCGCGTCAGATCATCGATTGCCACCTGGCCATCTCCGGCCTGAGCACCGACCAGGACTGGGGACACGCGATCCACGCGGTCGCGTTGTCGGACAAGTATGCGGCGTGGCGGGACTTCGCCCAGAAGCCGGACGGGTCCGGGGTGTACCGCCTCGTGTGCGAGGCGAACCGTCCCATGCGCCTGACCCAGGCCCAGCTCGAATCGCACCCGGCGTGGCGGGGCTTCAGCAAGGCTGCCGGCGCGCATCCGCCGCTACGCGGCTGGCTCGCCGTGCCGCTGATCGGCGTCGACGGCCGCAACATCGGGCTGATCCAGCTCTCCGACAAGGACGCGGGCGAATTCACCGAGGCGGACGAATCGATCCTCGTGCATCTGGCCCAGATGGGAGCGATCGCGATCGAGAAGATCCGATCGTACGAGGATGCCGAATGGCGGCGGCGAGCGGCGGAGCAGCTGTATGCCATGAGCCACGATGTGGCCGCCGCCCTGGACGTGCCCAGCCTGCTGCACGTGGCCCTCCGCCATATTGGCGAGGTCTTCGGCACTCGTGTCATGATGCTTTTTCCCGACGCCGAGGGGAAGCTGGCGCCGCGCTGGCGATATCCGGAGACCGGCGGGCCGGAACCCGGCGAACTGGCCGCGGGCCGATGGGCCTACGAGCATGGAGAGGCCGCGGGGTTGGGGACGCGCGCGTTCTCCGCCGAGCGAACGCTCCACTTGCCGCTAGTGGGTGCGCGCGGGACCATCGGCGTGCTGAGCCTGGTCCCGCGAGACGCGGGCGGCCTCCTGGACCGCGGACACCTCCTGCTCCTCGAGACCTTCACCAGCCAGATCGCGCTGGCGCTGGAGCGCGCGACGCTCGCGGAGCAGGCTCACGAGGCCCACCTCCGCATGGAGACGGAACGGCTGCGCAGCTCACTGCTCAGCTCGATATCCCATGACCTGAGAACTCCACTGGCCACGATCACCTTGGCCGCGTCCAGTCTCCTCTGGCGACACGAGGAGTTCGATCCGGAGACCCAACGGGAGCTGAAGGAGTCGATCTACGAAGAGGCGGAGCGCTTGGCCAGGCTCGTGGACAACCTCCTGAACATGACCCGGCTCGAGTCGGGCATCCAGGCGCGCAAAGCGCGTCAGCCACTCGAGGACGTGGTCGGCGCCGCACTCGCCCGGATGGAGCGGCGCCTCCGCGGCCGATCCCTGACGACCAGTCTCCCGCATGACTTGCCTCTCGTTCTCATCGACGACGTGCTCATCGAGCAGGTCCTGATCAATCTGCTGGACAACGCGATCAAGTACACCGGATCGGAGAGCCCACTGGAGCTCTCGGCATTCGTGAGTGACGGCGTGGTCACGGTGCAACTGGCCGATCGGGGGCCGGGACTCGATCCCGGCG